One part of the Acetoanaerobium sticklandii genome encodes these proteins:
- a CDS encoding EAL domain-containing protein, translating to MKFKFQMEEVRKNPQIYFNHNIGVFLNSPETLATIDYLCLLFSATSFEYKEHYEKINQVLSKTDWSKEDPILHYFYLTISGVKMRSIYNAPEAFNFFIESYNLALIINDYELIARSLIYIASAYNQLNQYENSLEYAEKAVHLISRLSNTLIICDIYMTLGTVLLKLNRYDESYKFYKIAEEYYNGVTDKEKYFNYMILLMNISEVCQCLNLDKSSTSYSAFTLELIEKNDFALYLQNSALLINEFYKKNNQPDKANQILAYYYKVFTDEICQKNNTINSKNAVKDFFNLDSMHKLQALNDQLNSQVALLNDIVLLNRPISTNLNDKLQEIIEAIPNNEFVPFYQAKWSIKNQSILGAEMLIRWKKSNGTIISPSEFIDIIENKSIMIEISEMLIGQAIKDLSSIIKYFPDFKLSINVSPYQLLNQDLPKLLESLCLIYNVPNSSIEIEIVERTIIDDNDTALEKLNRLKDKGFIIVLDDFGAGYSSLSLLNDFPIDIVKIDRSLVNNIDKNSKAKVLFSSLVSILNDLSIRTVAEGIETYEQLKIIQKTLCDEGQGFLIHKPCCASDFRLTLNKIL from the coding sequence ATGAAATTCAAGTTTCAAATGGAAGAAGTTAGAAAAAATCCGCAAATCTACTTTAATCACAACATAGGTGTTTTTTTGAACAGCCCAGAAACTTTAGCAACTATAGATTATCTGTGTCTTTTATTTTCTGCAACATCCTTTGAATATAAAGAACATTATGAAAAAATTAATCAAGTTCTTTCAAAAACTGACTGGTCAAAAGAAGATCCAATCCTACACTATTTTTATTTAACCATAAGTGGTGTCAAAATGAGAAGCATTTATAATGCTCCTGAAGCATTTAATTTTTTTATTGAATCATATAATTTAGCGCTCATTATTAATGATTATGAGTTAATTGCTAGATCGTTAATATATATAGCTTCTGCTTATAATCAGCTTAATCAGTACGAAAATTCTTTAGAATATGCAGAAAAAGCAGTCCACCTTATTTCACGACTATCAAATACATTAATTATTTGTGATATATATATGACTTTAGGAACTGTATTACTTAAACTAAATCGCTATGATGAAAGCTATAAATTTTATAAGATTGCAGAAGAATATTATAACGGTGTTACTGATAAAGAAAAATATTTTAATTACATGATTCTGCTTATGAATATAAGTGAAGTATGTCAATGTTTAAATTTAGATAAATCTTCAACTAGTTATTCTGCATTTACTCTTGAATTAATTGAAAAAAATGATTTTGCATTATATCTTCAAAATTCTGCTCTTTTAATAAATGAATTTTATAAAAAAAATAATCAACCAGATAAAGCCAACCAAATATTAGCATACTATTATAAAGTTTTCACTGATGAAATATGTCAAAAAAATAATACAATAAACTCAAAAAATGCAGTTAAAGATTTTTTTAATCTAGATTCAATGCATAAACTACAAGCTCTTAATGACCAATTAAATTCACAAGTTGCTTTGCTAAATGATATTGTCTTACTCAATAGACCCATTAGTACTAATTTAAATGATAAACTTCAGGAGATAATTGAAGCAATTCCAAACAATGAATTTGTACCATTTTACCAAGCAAAATGGTCTATAAAAAATCAAAGTATTTTAGGTGCAGAAATGCTTATTCGTTGGAAGAAATCAAACGGAACTATAATTTCTCCAAGCGAATTTATTGATATTATTGAGAATAAAAGTATAATGATAGAAATAAGCGAGATGCTAATAGGACAAGCTATCAAGGATTTATCCTCGATTATTAAATATTTCCCTGACTTTAAATTGAGTATTAATGTATCTCCTTATCAACTACTAAATCAAGACCTTCCAAAATTATTGGAATCACTATGTTTGATTTACAATGTTCCAAATAGTTCTATAGAAATCGAAATCGTAGAAAGAACAATTATTGATGATAATGATACAGCACTTGAAAAATTAAATCGTCTCAAGGATAAAGGTTTTATTATTGTTTTAGATGATTTTGGGGCTGGTTATTCATCCTTATCTCTTCTTAACGATTTTCCAATAGATATCGTAAAAATTGATAGAAGTCTAGTAAATAACATAGATAAGAATTCAAAAGCAAAGGTACTTTTTAGTAGTTTAGTTTCTATATTAAATGATCTAAGTATTCGCACTGTCGCAGAAGGTATAGAAACTTATGAGCAGCTTAAAATAATCCAAAAAACTTTATGTGATGAAGGACAGGGCTTTCTCATACATAAACCTTGCTGTGCAAGTGATTTTCGCTTAACTCTAAATAAAATTTTATAA
- a CDS encoding GNAT family N-acetyltransferase produces the protein MSKIPVLLNASNNHMQEILKLNQDLVHFLSDLDMASLTELGNMAEMFKVVEVDGKVAAFLIAVRENKPYASVNYKWFLDNYDKFLYVDRVVVSEDYQHMGIGRLIYNEVFNHANSTGVDRITAEIDIKPPNPVSLKFHEAFGFKEVGKQMVAGGKKEVSLQSVQL, from the coding sequence ATGAGTAAAATACCAGTTTTATTAAATGCTTCAAATAATCATATGCAAGAAATTCTAAAATTAAATCAAGATTTAGTACATTTTCTTTCAGATTTGGATATGGCTTCACTTACAGAGCTTGGTAATATGGCTGAGATGTTCAAAGTGGTAGAAGTAGATGGAAAGGTTGCTGCTTTTTTAATTGCAGTAAGAGAAAACAAGCCTTATGCTAGTGTAAATTACAAATGGTTCTTAGATAATTACGATAAATTCTTATATGTGGACAGAGTGGTGGTATCAGAGGATTATCAGCACATGGGAATAGGAAGACTTATTTATAACGAAGTTTTTAACCATGCAAACTCTACTGGTGTTGATAGAATAACTGCTGAAATCGATATTAAACCACCGAACCCAGTGTCATTAAAATTCCATGAAGCTTTTGGATTTAAAGAAGTAGGAAAACAGATGGTCGCAGGTGGAAAAAAAGAAGTGTCACTTCAGTCAGTACAATTATAG
- a CDS encoding OPT/YSL family transporter has protein sequence MDHKLSKDAYGGVAGKDYVPYISTGSKSGGNTVVLIIGIILAVIFAASTAYSGMKSGLTVAAGIPGSIIGSAFIAAFAKQKGILGKNLVQGMASGGESVASGIIFVLPAVLLIGSQISFLEGFLVGVGGVLFGIGIASLVYNYLIVEEHGMLMYPESMAISETLVASEGAGDSMKFMGIGFGIGGAITVVTSSFLNVTNNVISYVNESFYKWRLQLEVNPLLLGIGFIVGLEVALTMFAGSLLSNFGILPLIGYFSELGKEGAVVWNNPDVSINAMGVGDIAGSYVKYIGAGMMLSGGLIGAIKLIPTIISSIKETLNAKTSGNSGSKIGTMILLGGLVVGFLAGFVVSGGNIMMAITASILSLFLSLLFVIVAGRLTGTIGTSNLPVSGMTIASIVLVTLLFVAMGWTNPEHNKALLLFGTFIVTAIAMAGGYSQSQKVTFIVGGDKSEMDKYFAISGIVGVAVVVGTIMLLSSQLAMTGANVPFALPQANLMSTLTAGIMSGELPWVMIIVGSVMGVVLFLLNLPVMTVAIGFYLPIATTSIILVGALVRVFIERTSKSDVEKDTKVSNGISLSSGLVAGGSIIGLIGIILQVAGVIKGAGPSGFAASNGMAFIILAGLIVATIIPIMNSKVKNVQK, from the coding sequence ATGGATCATAAGTTATCAAAAGATGCATATGGTGGCGTAGCTGGAAAAGATTACGTTCCATATATTTCTACTGGTTCTAAATCAGGCGGAAATACAGTTGTTTTAATTATCGGTATTATTCTTGCTGTTATCTTTGCAGCATCTACTGCATACTCAGGTATGAAATCTGGTCTTACAGTTGCTGCTGGTATTCCAGGATCAATTATAGGTTCTGCATTTATAGCTGCTTTTGCTAAGCAAAAGGGTATCCTTGGCAAAAACCTTGTTCAAGGTATGGCAAGTGGTGGAGAGTCTGTAGCTAGTGGTATTATTTTCGTATTACCAGCTGTATTATTAATTGGTTCTCAAATTTCATTCCTAGAAGGTTTTCTTGTAGGAGTTGGTGGAGTACTATTTGGAATAGGTATTGCATCTCTAGTATACAACTACTTAATAGTTGAAGAGCACGGAATGCTTATGTACCCAGAGTCAATGGCTATTTCTGAGACACTTGTTGCTTCAGAAGGTGCTGGAGATTCTATGAAGTTCATGGGAATCGGTTTTGGTATCGGTGGTGCTATAACTGTTGTAACTAGTTCTTTCTTAAATGTTACAAATAACGTTATCAGCTATGTTAATGAAAGCTTTTACAAGTGGAGACTTCAGCTTGAAGTAAACCCTCTTTTATTAGGAATCGGATTTATAGTAGGTCTTGAAGTTGCTCTTACTATGTTTGCTGGTTCACTTCTTTCAAACTTCGGTATTCTTCCTCTTATCGGTTATTTCTCTGAGCTAGGAAAAGAAGGCGCTGTAGTTTGGAATAACCCTGATGTTTCTATTAACGCTATGGGAGTTGGCGATATAGCTGGTAGCTATGTAAAATACATCGGAGCTGGTATGATGCTTTCTGGTGGACTTATCGGGGCTATAAAGCTTATCCCTACAATTATTTCTTCAATCAAAGAAACTTTAAATGCTAAAACTTCTGGAAACAGCGGATCTAAAATCGGTACTATGATTTTACTTGGCGGACTTGTAGTAGGTTTTCTAGCTGGATTTGTTGTTTCTGGTGGAAATATTATGATGGCTATCACAGCTTCTATTTTATCATTATTCTTATCACTACTATTTGTTATCGTTGCTGGACGTTTAACTGGAACAATCGGAACATCAAATCTTCCAGTTTCAGGTATGACTATAGCATCTATAGTTTTAGTAACTTTACTGTTTGTTGCTATGGGCTGGACTAATCCAGAGCACAACAAAGCTCTATTACTATTTGGTACATTTATAGTTACAGCTATAGCTATGGCTGGAGGATACTCTCAGTCACAAAAGGTTACTTTTATAGTTGGTGGAGATAAATCAGAAATGGATAAATACTTTGCTATTTCTGGTATAGTTGGTGTTGCAGTTGTTGTTGGTACTATTATGCTACTATCTAGCCAATTGGCTATGACAGGAGCTAACGTTCCATTTGCACTTCCACAAGCTAACTTAATGTCTACACTTACAGCAGGTATCATGTCTGGAGAGCTTCCATGGGTAATGATTATCGTTGGATCAGTTATGGGAGTTGTTTTATTCCTTCTTAACCTTCCAGTTATGACAGTAGCTATAGGATTCTATCTTCCTATCGCAACTACTTCTATCATTTTAGTTGGAGCATTAGTTAGAGTATTTATCGAAAGAACTTCTAAATCAGATGTAGAAAAAGATACAAAGGTTTCTAACGGAATCAGTTTATCATCTGGATTAGTTGCTGGTGGATCAATTATCGGATTAATCGGTATTATATTGCAAGTAGCTGGTGTTATTAAAGGTGCCGGTCCAAGCGGATTTGCTGCATCAAACGGCATGGCATTTATAATATTAGCTGGTCTTATAGTTGCTACTATTATTCCTATCATGAATAGTAAGGTAAAAAATGTACAAAAATAA
- a CDS encoding PqqD family peptide modification chaperone: protein MYKNNDDVLNIVYKINENLTYDVDNKGVVTILEKQNHKVQNFFRKLKFKIPEYKKIAFDEYASFVFLQIDGIKTVKEIGEALELKFGDKAHPVYERLLLFLNHIEVNSRYITKFEN, encoded by the coding sequence ATGTACAAAAATAATGACGATGTTTTAAATATAGTTTATAAAATTAATGAGAACCTTACCTATGATGTAGACAACAAAGGCGTAGTGACGATTTTAGAAAAGCAAAATCATAAGGTTCAAAATTTCTTTAGAAAACTAAAGTTTAAAATACCTGAATATAAAAAAATAGCTTTTGATGAGTATGCAAGTTTTGTGTTCCTTCAAATAGATGGAATAAAAACTGTTAAAGAAATAGGAGAAGCTCTTGAACTTAAATTCGGTGACAAAGCTCATCCAGTATATGAAAGACTGCTTTTATTTCTAAATCATATAGAAGTCAATAGCCGTTATATTACTAAATTTGAAAATTAG
- a CDS encoding cyclase family protein, producing the protein MKIFDLTHMIKEQMPVYPGTEPPSLKNTNTIEVDGFAEKLFSMYSHTGTHIDAPKHMVEEGLGLDDFDISKFVGKAILIDVTEVSDNITLPDLIDYERFIESCDFVIFYTGWSKYWGSEQYFDNFPVLEHDAAKWLSNFKLKGIGIDAISIDAVDTVDFDNHYVFLNQNFIIIENLTNLSEIPEKQFTFSALPLKTFDADGSPTRAIAML; encoded by the coding sequence ATGAAAATATTCGATTTAACTCATATGATTAAAGAACAAATGCCAGTTTATCCAGGAACCGAGCCCCCATCACTTAAAAATACTAATACTATAGAGGTAGATGGGTTTGCTGAAAAGCTGTTTAGTATGTATTCTCACACAGGGACTCATATAGATGCTCCTAAGCACATGGTAGAAGAAGGGCTAGGACTTGATGATTTTGATATATCAAAATTTGTAGGAAAAGCTATTCTAATTGATGTAACAGAGGTATCAGATAACATTACTCTCCCAGATTTGATTGATTATGAAAGATTTATAGAAAGCTGTGATTTCGTAATTTTTTATACAGGCTGGAGCAAGTACTGGGGTTCAGAGCAGTATTTTGACAACTTTCCAGTTTTAGAGCACGATGCGGCAAAATGGCTCTCTAACTTCAAGCTTAAAGGAATAGGTATTGACGCTATCTCTATAGATGCTGTAGATACTGTAGATTTTGACAATCATTATGTATTTCTTAACCAAAATTTCATAATTATAGAGAATCTAACTAATTTGAGTGAAATTCCAGAAAAGCAATTTACATTTAGTGCTCTACCACTTAAGACCTTTGATGCTGATGGTTCTCCAACAAGAGCTATAGCAATGCTGTAA
- a CDS encoding D-cysteine desulfhydrase family protein: protein MKMPRKLTIANLPTNIEHLKRLSSELGNVAIYLKRDDQTGTEVSGNKIRKLEFAIAEAIDNGYDTLITCGAVQSNHARATAAAAAKIGLKCHLILRGSSEDVFEGNYFLDGLFGASIDIVDSEEFKNIDKLLKAKQDELESKGRKGYVLPIGASNGIGGFGYFYAMNEILEQEKTLGIHFDAIVTTVGSAGTFAGLLYANTLVKNDAVVYGINISADREYFAGETKKIIAEMNEYTGENISLSYDEISIIDGYAGRGYGLSTKEEIDFIKYIASLEGVALDPVYTGKAFYGLYNEIKKGNLSNHKNILFIHTGGIFGWKAEQRDIIKNF, encoded by the coding sequence ATGAAGATGCCAAGAAAGCTAACTATTGCTAATCTACCAACAAATATCGAACATTTAAAAAGATTATCATCAGAGCTTGGAAATGTAGCTATCTATCTTAAGCGTGATGACCAAACTGGAACTGAGGTGTCTGGAAATAAAATCAGAAAGCTGGAATTTGCTATAGCTGAAGCTATTGATAACGGTTATGATACTCTTATCACCTGTGGAGCTGTCCAGTCAAACCATGCCAGAGCTACTGCTGCAGCCGCCGCAAAGATTGGTTTAAAATGTCACCTGATTTTAAGAGGAAGTAGTGAAGATGTCTTTGAAGGAAATTACTTTTTAGATGGATTATTTGGAGCAAGTATTGATATTGTGGATAGCGAAGAATTTAAGAATATAGATAAACTACTAAAAGCAAAGCAAGATGAGCTAGAGTCTAAAGGAAGAAAAGGCTACGTGCTCCCTATTGGAGCATCAAATGGTATCGGTGGTTTTGGATATTTTTATGCCATGAATGAAATTCTAGAGCAAGAAAAAACTCTAGGTATCCACTTTGATGCTATAGTTACAACTGTGGGTTCTGCTGGTACTTTTGCAGGACTTCTCTATGCCAACACCCTCGTAAAAAATGATGCTGTAGTCTATGGTATAAATATCTCAGCTGACAGAGAGTATTTCGCTGGTGAAACTAAAAAAATCATAGCTGAGATGAATGAGTATACTGGAGAGAATATCAGCCTTTCTTACGATGAAATTTCTATTATTGATGGATATGCCGGAAGAGGTTATGGACTTAGTACTAAAGAGGAAATAGATTTTATAAAATACATAGCTAGCTTAGAAGGTGTAGCTCTTGACCCTGTGTATACTGGCAAAGCATTTTATGGTCTATATAATGAAATTAAGAAAGGAAATTTATCTAATCATAAAAATATACTCTTTATTCATACTGGTGGAATTTTCGGCTGGAAAGCTGAGCAAAGAGATATTATAAAGAATTTCTAA
- the trpB gene encoding tryptophan synthase subunit beta, which produces MERNNGYFGQFGGAFVPEELKNVLKDVEEAFYKYIEDEEFLSELAYYQRQYIGRENPLYLAKRLSEQLGGAKIYLKREDLNHTGAHKINNAMGQVLLAKRMGKKRIIAETGAGQHGVATATVCALMGLECIIYMGAIDIKRQELNVFRMEMLGAKVVPVTTGTATLKDAVDEALADFVANAHDTFYLLGSAVGPHPYPTMVREFQSVIGKEARKQILEVEGKLPDYIVACVGGGSNAIGLFAPFVDDLSVKIVGVEPGGKGLDTNEHAASISKGSVGVIHGFKCYTLQDENGEPLPVHSIAAGLDYPGVGPEHSYYKESNRAEYIAITDDEAMQAFFLLSRTEGIIPAIESAHAVAYAVKLAKTLSKDQTIIVNLSGRGDKDVNQVKEMNLLDKN; this is translated from the coding sequence ATGGAAAGAAATAATGGTTATTTTGGACAATTTGGAGGAGCCTTTGTACCTGAGGAATTAAAAAATGTACTAAAAGATGTAGAGGAAGCTTTTTATAAGTACATAGAAGATGAGGAGTTTTTAAGTGAGCTTGCCTACTACCAGCGCCAATATATAGGACGTGAAAATCCTCTATACCTTGCAAAAAGATTATCTGAGCAACTAGGAGGAGCTAAGATTTATTTGAAAAGAGAGGATTTGAACCATACAGGAGCTCACAAAATAAACAATGCAATGGGACAGGTGCTTTTGGCAAAGAGAATGGGCAAAAAGAGAATAATAGCAGAAACTGGAGCTGGACAGCATGGAGTGGCAACAGCAACGGTATGTGCTCTGATGGGACTGGAATGCATCATCTACATGGGAGCTATAGATATAAAAAGACAAGAGCTAAATGTCTTTAGGATGGAGATGCTAGGGGCTAAAGTAGTTCCTGTAACTACAGGGACAGCAACTCTAAAGGATGCAGTAGACGAAGCTTTAGCTGATTTTGTTGCAAATGCTCACGATACATTCTATCTTCTAGGCTCAGCAGTTGGACCACATCCATATCCTACAATGGTAAGAGAATTTCAAAGCGTAATAGGAAAAGAAGCAAGAAAGCAAATCTTAGAAGTAGAAGGTAAACTGCCTGATTATATAGTAGCCTGCGTAGGAGGAGGAAGTAATGCAATAGGATTGTTTGCACCATTTGTAGATGACCTCTCAGTAAAAATTGTAGGAGTAGAGCCAGGAGGAAAAGGACTAGACACAAATGAACATGCTGCATCTATTTCTAAAGGAAGCGTAGGAGTTATTCATGGCTTCAAATGCTATACTTTACAAGATGAAAATGGTGAGCCTCTTCCAGTTCATTCTATAGCTGCTGGACTTGACTATCCTGGAGTAGGGCCAGAGCATAGCTATTACAAAGAAAGTAATAGAGCTGAGTACATTGCTATAACAGACGATGAGGCGATGCAGGCATTCTTTCTTCTATCTAGAACTGAAGGCATAATACCAGCGATAGAAAGCGCTCATGCGGTTGCATATGCAGTAAAGCTAGCAAAAACCTTGTCAAAAGATCAGACGATCATTGTCAATCTATCAGGTAGAGGAGATAAAGACGTAAATCAAGTAAAAGAAATGAACTTATTAGATAAAAACTGA
- a CDS encoding methylated-DNA--[protein]-cysteine S-methyltransferase — protein MKKLLVMDSPIGKLTLIEENKELICLDFGEIIIKDIPREETAFLKEVKNQLAEYFEGRRQSFDVKLNPKGTEFQKKVWTNLLTIPYGETASYKKIAILSGNEKASRAVGMANNRNPIPIIIPCHRVVGSTGKMVGYGGGLEIKEYLLKLEEK, from the coding sequence ATGAAAAAGCTACTAGTAATGGATTCGCCTATAGGAAAGCTTACACTGATAGAAGAAAATAAAGAATTAATCTGCTTAGATTTTGGAGAGATAATAATTAAAGACATCCCTAGAGAAGAAACTGCATTTTTGAAGGAAGTAAAGAATCAGCTAGCAGAGTATTTTGAAGGAAGAAGACAAAGCTTTGATGTAAAGCTTAACCCAAAAGGTACAGAATTTCAAAAGAAAGTATGGACTAACCTTTTAACTATCCCATATGGAGAAACGGCAAGCTACAAAAAAATAGCTATACTATCAGGAAATGAAAAAGCTTCTAGAGCAGTAGGCATGGCAAACAATAGAAACCCTATACCTATAATAATTCCATGTCACAGAGTAGTAGGAAGCACTGGAAAGATGGTAGGCTACGGTGGAGGACTCGAAATTAAAGAGTATCTTCTGAAATTAGAAGAAAAATAA